From the genome of Shewanella sp. Choline-02u-19, one region includes:
- a CDS encoding SDR family oxidoreductase, giving the protein MNSFKDKVIIVTGASEGIGRALAIALAPLGCQLVISARNQQRLASLASELTILGLPPLVCAADLAQPSQCKSLIEACIARFGRLDILINNAGMTMWSRFDELTDLSVLSQIMQVNYLAPAYLSHAAIPYLKQTEGQIVAVASITGMTGVPARSGYAASKHAVIGFFDSLRIELSDDNVAVTVICPDFVVTQTHKRALDGQGNPLGTTPMQESKIMTADRCAQLMLPAIAQRKRLLITSFRGRIGRFFKIIAPGLIDKITRNAIASGR; this is encoded by the coding sequence ATGAATAGCTTCAAAGACAAAGTCATTATTGTTACGGGGGCCTCAGAAGGTATTGGGCGTGCCTTAGCCATTGCACTTGCGCCCTTAGGTTGTCAGTTAGTGATTAGTGCTCGTAATCAACAGCGATTAGCGTCCTTAGCATCGGAGCTCACAATATTAGGATTGCCGCCTTTGGTGTGTGCAGCCGATTTAGCGCAACCGTCACAGTGCAAAAGTTTAATTGAAGCATGTATAGCGCGTTTTGGGCGTTTAGATATTCTAATCAATAATGCCGGCATGACAATGTGGTCACGCTTTGATGAACTGACAGACTTAAGCGTGTTATCTCAAATAATGCAGGTAAACTACTTGGCCCCAGCCTATCTTAGTCATGCCGCGATCCCCTATCTTAAACAGACTGAAGGTCAGATTGTTGCCGTGGCTTCGATTACTGGAATGACAGGAGTACCCGCTCGTAGCGGTTATGCCGCTTCTAAACATGCGGTGATTGGCTTCTTTGATTCGTTGAGAATTGAGTTAAGCGACGATAATGTTGCGGTGACAGTGATCTGCCCAGATTTTGTTGTGACTCAAACCCATAAAAGAGCCCTAGATGGTCAAGGAAACCCTTTGGGGACCACGCCAATGCAAGAGTCTAAAATCATGACGGCTGACCGATGTGCACAGCTAATGCTACCCGCAATAGCGCAGCGTAAACGATTGTTGATTACCTCATTTAGAGGTCGTATAGGACGATTTTTTAAAATAATCGCCCCCGGCCTGATCGACAAAATCACTCGTAATGCCATTGCATCAGGCCGTTAG
- a CDS encoding spondin domain-containing protein, translating into MNYPKLNFKYSATAIIAVAAMSLAGCSDNDNDSSAPVEPPVVAPVMQDYSVMITNLTANQPMSPVAVVAQESGSRLWSTGMAASVALETLAESGDSSELAGETGVNELFSGDGVLVPGATQSITMSLEQSSVADLSIVTMLVNTNDAFAGTTGFNLSTLAVDDTTTLRVIAYDAGTEANSEEKGTIPGPADGGEGFNAARDDNDKVHGHPGVISADDGLTDSVLSASHRFDNPVMMIKITRTK; encoded by the coding sequence ATGAACTATCCTAAACTGAACTTTAAATACAGTGCCACGGCAATCATCGCTGTTGCAGCCATGAGCTTAGCGGGCTGCTCTGATAACGACAATGATTCATCTGCACCCGTCGAGCCGCCCGTCGTGGCACCTGTGATGCAAGACTACAGTGTGATGATAACCAACTTAACGGCTAACCAGCCAATGTCTCCGGTCGCTGTCGTGGCTCAAGAGAGCGGTAGTCGACTTTGGAGTACTGGCATGGCAGCCAGTGTTGCACTCGAGACCCTAGCTGAATCGGGTGATAGTAGTGAACTCGCAGGCGAAACGGGTGTCAATGAGCTCTTTAGCGGCGACGGAGTCTTAGTGCCAGGCGCCACTCAATCAATAACAATGAGCCTAGAGCAATCAAGCGTAGCAGACCTGTCTATCGTCACTATGCTCGTTAACACTAATGATGCTTTCGCAGGCACTACAGGTTTTAATCTTTCAACATTGGCTGTTGATGACACAACCACATTGCGAGTCATTGCATACGATGCTGGCACTGAGGCTAACTCTGAAGAAAAAGGGACAATACCTGGGCCTGCTGATGGCGGTGAAGGCTTTAATGCAGCCCGCGATGATAACGACAAAGTCCATGGTCATCCCGGTGTAATAAGTGCTGATGATGGACTCACTGATTCGGTATTGTCAGCTTCTCATCGCTTCGACAATCCCGTTATGATGATTAAGATCACGCGCACTAAATAG
- the nrfD gene encoding cytochrome c nitrite reductase subunit NrfD, with protein sequence MSPFHFDGLVWHWPIAIYLFLAGVSAGAISFAILLKHFKLGKDAYKSGFIQAACLIAPLAVFAGLGILVLDLTKPFDFWKILVFYNSTSVMSVGVAVLMIYQLILFAWLICVFKAPVLNWCNGRWPLVIRLLNTLVKHEPSITGFLAIFAISLGAYTGFLLSALTTYPMLNNPVLPLLFLISGLSSGAAGTLLGGVLLKGDPDGKEVHFIHNIEIPIILVEMVLLFTFFIGLILSGGQSKIAAMRAIGEGFWGWVFWGGIVVLGLSLPLAFNLFMKASSKRKFSYVAITASCSLIGVLLLRNFILYTGQMTVA encoded by the coding sequence ATGAGTCCATTCCATTTTGATGGCCTAGTCTGGCATTGGCCAATCGCCATTTATCTGTTTCTGGCTGGAGTATCCGCCGGAGCAATATCCTTTGCCATACTACTCAAACATTTTAAGTTGGGTAAAGACGCGTATAAATCCGGTTTCATTCAGGCCGCTTGTCTCATCGCTCCCCTAGCCGTCTTCGCAGGGCTTGGGATCTTGGTGCTGGATCTTACCAAGCCATTCGATTTTTGGAAGATCTTGGTTTTTTACAATAGTACTTCCGTGATGTCTGTTGGTGTTGCCGTACTTATGATCTATCAACTGATCCTCTTTGCCTGGTTAATCTGTGTATTTAAAGCGCCGGTACTGAATTGGTGTAATGGCCGTTGGCCTCTAGTGATCAGGTTACTGAATACTCTGGTTAAGCATGAGCCAAGCATTACGGGGTTTTTAGCCATATTCGCGATTTCTCTGGGGGCTTACACCGGCTTCCTGCTTTCTGCGCTGACCACTTATCCTATGTTGAATAATCCGGTATTGCCCTTGCTATTTTTGATCTCTGGCTTGTCTTCTGGTGCTGCTGGAACCTTGCTCGGTGGTGTGTTGCTTAAAGGAGATCCAGACGGCAAAGAAGTGCATTTCATACACAATATAGAGATCCCGATCATTTTGGTGGAGATGGTGCTGTTGTTTACCTTCTTCATCGGACTCATCCTCTCGGGGGGGCAGAGCAAAATCGCTGCCATGAGAGCCATCGGAGAAGGTTTTTGGGGCTGGGTATTCTGGGGGGGAATAGTCGTGTTGGGTCTAAGTTTACCACTGGCGTTTAATCTCTTCATGAAAGCGTCTTCGAAGCGAAAATTCTCCTATGTCGCTATCACCGCCAGTTGCAGCCTAATTGGAGTATTACTGCTGCGTAATTTTATTCTCTATACCGGACAAATGACTGTCGCTTAA
- a CDS encoding spondin domain-containing protein translates to MNVNHVTKALILGSLMSLPATAAELEISVTNLTHGNYFTPLLIAAHDMDSHLFQAGEMATPALQKMAEGGDIGDLDAAVTGAGGVTIANPAMGLLAPSAKVASIMLDSGEMTHLSITAMVLPTNDAFVGLDAWKIPTEAGTYTFTLNAYDAGTEANDEIINGGGAAGTPGIPAAPGGDGGMNATGVMDSSSNDKVHIHPGVLGDTDVNAGTSDLDSRVHRWLNPVARVTVVVK, encoded by the coding sequence ATGAATGTTAACCACGTAACCAAAGCCCTCATACTAGGAAGTTTAATGAGCCTGCCTGCAACCGCTGCAGAGCTTGAAATCAGTGTGACAAATCTAACCCACGGTAACTATTTTACCCCGTTACTCATTGCTGCACATGATATGGATAGCCATCTATTTCAGGCCGGTGAGATGGCAACGCCTGCGCTACAAAAAATGGCTGAAGGGGGTGATATTGGCGATCTAGATGCTGCTGTTACAGGTGCAGGCGGTGTGACGATAGCCAACCCTGCGATGGGACTACTGGCGCCGAGTGCTAAAGTTGCAAGCATTATGCTCGATAGTGGTGAAATGACGCACTTATCGATTACCGCGATGGTATTGCCGACTAACGATGCATTTGTCGGCTTAGATGCTTGGAAGATCCCAACGGAAGCTGGCACTTATACTTTTACCCTTAATGCCTATGATGCTGGTACCGAAGCCAATGATGAGATCATTAATGGTGGCGGAGCAGCAGGAACGCCTGGGATCCCAGCAGCACCTGGTGGCGATGGCGGCATGAACGCCACTGGCGTAATGGATAGCAGTAGCAATGATAAAGTGCATATTCACCCTGGTGTGTTAGGTGATACTGACGTAAATGCTGGCACAAGTGATTTAGACAGCCGTGTTCATCGCTGGTTAAACCCTGTAGCTCGAGTGACTGTTGTCGTGAAATAG
- a CDS encoding sensor histidine kinase — protein sequence MKSLFGRILLAATLVIFILFIALWQWLQFSQDFSRNQIQQSLHRDLAEHMAHINPLLSQGITSDAALKEAFHDFMLLGPSFEIYTLDRQGKVIAYDAKEEKIKQSQIDTNIIDDFIQGANLPLLGTDPRSSSKDKIFSAARLLAPDGQQTGYLYVIIGGEDFDAWQSIVSEHQAPQFWTTAILIAIGFALVLFVLLLKLFTAPLSRLENDLRLVASQQLNAGVVLPRQYTGSSEINKLSSHINTLLEALSQQHQAINRQQEERHEFMLHLSHDLKTPLTSLQGYIDTWLLLPPHERSSDLIEVAANASQHLQQLLGQMLELEALENGQVTPNWNELHLVDLLEELQLTFAPRANSKKVMLNFVDSHNLTVRTDRQLLLRILNNLIDNAIRYTPEQGMIKIQTIRDLATNKVWLQVSDNGSGMHKHELTALKRMTQKPLAMMAKQTALPQLGVGLAIVRQLLEILQCDIEISSQPGKGTTFNIKLQVVSQS from the coding sequence ATGAAGAGTTTATTTGGCCGCATATTATTGGCTGCCACCTTAGTTATTTTTATCCTCTTTATCGCACTGTGGCAGTGGTTACAATTCAGCCAAGACTTTAGCCGCAATCAAATTCAGCAATCATTACACCGAGATCTTGCTGAACATATGGCGCATATCAATCCACTCCTCTCGCAAGGGATCACCTCTGATGCCGCCTTAAAAGAAGCCTTTCACGACTTTATGTTATTGGGGCCGAGCTTTGAGATCTATACCTTAGATCGCCAAGGCAAGGTTATTGCCTACGACGCCAAAGAGGAAAAAATTAAGCAATCGCAAATTGACACCAACATCATTGATGATTTTATTCAGGGAGCAAACTTGCCGTTACTCGGCACCGATCCTAGATCTTCCAGTAAAGATAAGATTTTCTCCGCCGCAAGATTACTCGCACCAGACGGACAACAGACGGGTTATCTCTATGTCATTATTGGTGGGGAAGACTTTGATGCTTGGCAGTCAATTGTCAGCGAGCACCAAGCACCACAGTTTTGGACCACTGCGATTTTAATCGCCATAGGTTTCGCTTTGGTACTGTTCGTGTTGCTGCTCAAGTTATTTACCGCCCCACTCAGCCGCCTAGAAAACGACTTGCGTTTAGTCGCTAGCCAGCAGTTAAACGCTGGCGTTGTATTACCAAGGCAATACACCGGCAGCAGTGAAATCAATAAACTCAGCAGCCATATAAATACCTTACTTGAAGCATTGAGTCAGCAACATCAAGCGATTAACCGCCAGCAAGAAGAACGGCATGAGTTTATGTTGCACCTGTCGCACGACTTAAAGACCCCGCTCACATCACTGCAAGGTTATATCGACACTTGGCTATTATTACCACCACATGAACGTAGCAGCGACTTAATCGAAGTGGCAGCCAATGCCAGCCAACATCTGCAGCAACTCTTAGGGCAAATGCTTGAGTTAGAGGCGCTAGAAAATGGCCAAGTAACCCCAAATTGGAATGAGCTCCATCTGGTCGATTTACTGGAAGAGCTGCAGTTAACGTTTGCGCCTAGAGCAAACAGCAAAAAAGTAATGTTGAACTTTGTAGACAGCCACAACTTAACCGTTCGCACCGATCGACAACTATTGTTGCGGATCCTCAACAACTTAATTGATAACGCCATACGCTACACCCCAGAACAGGGAATGATTAAGATCCAAACCATCCGGGATCTGGCCACAAATAAAGTTTGGCTACAAGTTAGCGACAATGGTTCAGGTATGCATAAACATGAGCTAACAGCATTAAAGCGAATGACGCAAAAACCACTCGCAATGATGGCAAAACAAACCGCATTACCGCAATTAGGCGTAGGACTGGCCATCGTGCGGCAGTTACTGGAGATCTTGCAGTGTGATATTGAAATTAGCAGTCAGCCAGGAAAAGGCACTACGTTTAATATCAAGCTACAGGTGGTTTCGCAGTCATAG
- a CDS encoding cytochrome c3 family protein: MFKALVLSILLSFSGAVFAGGIADSHTKMSGCEACHEDGVPSDDGAFENEACASCHGPLKELDSDVHKNHEGAMLCNDCHLVHEEALAKDSCSRCH, encoded by the coding sequence ATGTTTAAAGCCTTAGTATTATCAATACTACTAAGTTTCTCTGGAGCAGTATTTGCGGGGGGAATTGCTGATTCCCATACCAAAATGTCAGGGTGTGAAGCCTGCCACGAAGATGGGGTCCCCTCGGACGATGGGGCCTTTGAAAATGAGGCTTGTGCCTCTTGCCACGGGCCCTTGAAGGAGTTGGACAGTGATGTTCATAAGAATCATGAAGGCGCCATGTTGTGTAATGACTGTCATCTGGTGCATGAGGAAGCATTGGCTAAGGACTCCTGCAGTCGTTGTCACTAA
- a CDS encoding response regulator transcription factor: MNRSNTTFTSVSSKKILLIEDEQDLAKLVMLNLKSMNHTVTHCTTLQQANQVIATKQIDLILMDRMLPDGDGITLCQQIREAGNEIPCMLLTARDSEADVVLGLESGADDYLVKPFSVLELRARVKALLRRGKQIEHQDDSLEFNGITINCSTREVIAFNETLALTAREFDLLLYLAQHPKQVFSRMQLLDAVWGYSYSGYEHTVNTHINRLRNKLAQSSSTADLVKTVWGVGYKFTPPANQATA, translated from the coding sequence ATGAACAGATCGAATACCACTTTCACCTCTGTTTCAAGCAAGAAAATATTATTGATTGAAGATGAACAAGACTTAGCAAAACTGGTCATGCTGAACCTTAAAAGCATGAATCATACAGTCACCCATTGCACCACTCTGCAGCAAGCTAACCAAGTGATAGCGACCAAGCAGATCGATCTGATTTTAATGGACAGAATGTTACCAGACGGCGATGGCATTACCCTTTGCCAACAGATCCGTGAAGCCGGTAATGAGATCCCCTGTATGTTACTAACAGCGAGAGACTCAGAAGCTGATGTGGTATTGGGTCTAGAGTCCGGTGCCGATGATTATCTTGTAAAACCTTTTAGCGTGTTAGAGCTCAGAGCTCGAGTCAAAGCATTACTGAGGCGAGGTAAACAGATTGAACATCAAGATGACTCATTAGAGTTCAATGGCATCACCATTAATTGTAGTACCCGCGAAGTTATCGCCTTTAATGAAACCTTAGCACTCACAGCTCGAGAGTTTGACCTATTACTTTATCTTGCTCAGCACCCTAAGCAGGTTTTCAGTCGCATGCAGCTTTTAGATGCCGTTTGGGGTTATTCCTACTCTGGCTATGAACATACCGTTAATACTCATATCAATCGCTTACGTAACAAATTAGCGCAGAGTTCATCCACCGCCGATTTAGTCAAAACGGTTTGGGGGGTTGGCTATAAATTTACCCCACCAGCCAATCAAGCCACTGCCTAG